AGAGTCTGAGAGAGGAACAGCAGAGAGAACAAAACATGCTTGAAGAGGCCCTGAAGCTGCTCAGCACCCTAGTCTCAGAGCATCCAGCCAAACTCAGTCCTAAGAGAGTGATTGACAGCGCCATCCAAACGTTGCCAGGGCCGGATCAGTCATGCTCTAACATCCTGCAGGACAACAAGCTTGAAGGCACACAGCTTACATGTACATCGTACAACCTTGAACACAACCAGGTGGAAGTTCCTCCTCAGGATCCCAGCTGCAGCATTGGAGAGAGGAAATTCATTCTCAAAGGCCATAGGAGGCGGAAAAAGAGACCGCTGGTGCTCTCACAGAGAAGTAAGTGCACTGTCCCAGATGAAAACAGTCAACCTCTGATGAACTgtaacaaacagcagagaattTCAACACGTCTCCGTGAGCTCCATGATCTGAACACAGTAACCAGCCGGGACAGTCTTAACCCAGACTGCCTGATACCGCTGAATAGGGAGAAGATGTCCAGTACAGCTTCGGGATGTCACATCACCCCTCTCAGCTGCTGGTCTCAGGACAGCAACAGCTCTGCGTGCCTCGGAGGAATCGAATCCATCTTAGAGAACGTGACAGCTGAGTCCAAGATGGGGACCCTGGTGAAACCTGAAGGCTTCTGGCAGTTGTTTGACGTGGACTGTGATTCGGTGATAGGCTTTTAGAGGATGTGTAAAGGACTCAAAACAGTGTAGTGTTCtgagttttcttattttttggaaaacagggcaataaaagccaaaaatgtttcTCATCATTTATATTATTACTTGTGGCCTATGTTCTGTTAGTTGTGGATTCACTCTTTTGAAAGAATTAACACattgagaaatgtttttttgtctcataCTTTTGGTGGAAGAGCTGTGGagagatgtaaaaaaaagttactaGTGACAAGTAAGTTAAGGACAGAGTGACCCGCTAAAAATGACCcatatttaaagtttttttttaacttgttcttttttgtccactgatcaaaaaaatattgcagTTAACAGTTAATCATCTCtgatgactttttaaaattaacttaTTCATTACTTATACTGCTGACTTGAcattgaaaataaactgaaaggCTTGCAAACAAATCATAATTCTCTTACATAATTACTGTGAACAACATTTATCTGCCATATAATTTCTGTGAAACATGTTACAATTCTGATACACTGTGTTGTAGAAATAGTAAGTACTTTGTCATACAGTCTCCTGAAAATTTCCTCTTTATGTCACCTCCCACACATGTCATCAATAGAGACCCTCCCTCTTGTTCCACtgttatactgacaggtgtttttGTGCACcatatttatatcagtgagggtagactaattattagaaacacctctcagcaTAATGCACTACATTCCCAAAGCTCCACAAACTACAGACtccaaaaatgatcagaaacttaattaacaacattctaaaacagttttctaaaaaaaataaacgaaactaaactaaacaagaTAATCTTCATAGGGCAGGATTTATTGAGGGACTTGTGTGTAAGACCGCCTGAGTTGGAACCAGGTGTACCTTAGAAACTGGCAAGTGTACATTTaaagtataaattaaaaagaacagTGTCCGTGTTCAAACCACTAAAACCATGCTCCATAACATTGCTAAGGTGCATATTTATTAGcacaaaaaaatttttattctgctttagCAAGCATACCtcaaaaaagagcaaattgattaattgaattaacaaattaatgaaCAAAAAGATATTgaaaaactatataaataaaaattattttatatatgaaCTAGGTCTGCCAGTGTCAATTTCCCTTAGTCATTTAGCCATTAAAGCTGtaacatttacctgtaaaacCAGTTCAAATTCTTTGCAATTTGGTTTAATTTGCACGGAAGCAGAAGTTCATAATTCTAACCATAATTCATATCTGTTTAATGTTGAAGGAAATTCCCGGTGTTGCTAATAATACTACTTCAGCTATgaaacacacagctgcaggTTTCAGATGAGCAATCTAGTCTGCAGATGttacacaataaaataaaaaagcaacaaaaataactTATTTACAGAATTATCTTTCTATTCTCATTCAACAACGTGCAAATCATTAACTGCAGATCCTCTTTCATCCAGAGCACTAACAtcttttctgcttgaaaaatgaatgctttTGGCCCAGCGATAAGTgcattaataattcataattaataattaatttccTTCACCAATTTGCCCAAACAGACTTTGATCTGATCTGACAGGGGTGTCACAGTTTTACTAAGTCTGCAGGTGGGGACATGAGTCCTCTGGGGTTGAGATTTGCCACTAAGCAGACGTCATAGTTGTCGTGCATCAGAGCGCGCCGAGCCACCACTGTCCACCGGTTCTCCCAAGGGTCCAGCTCTAAAATGTCCTTTGTTATATCATCATGACGACCTGAGGGTTTTTATGACACAGAGAGAGTTATTACACTCACTTGGGAACCTCTTTcaaatgtctttctttcattgGATATAGATTTTGTTTCATTACCTGCTCCTTTGTAATATCCACACACATAAATCTTGCCTCCCACCACTCCTGCATTACAGGCATTTGAGTGCAGAGAGAGTTGTGCACATGGGAGAGGAGGGCCCTCCCTCCAGTAATCTCCATCCGCGTTGTAGATCTCCACAGCATCGAGGCAGTGGCGTGATTGTCCACGGTCCAAACCTTCACACCCAATTCCTCCTGTAGGGGCAAAATTGGGTTATCAAACAAAGTTTAACAGAAATCAGTGCAACTCAAATCATTTAGCAGACTCATGAAAACACTGTGTCTATGCGTGTACTTCaacatgattaaaataaaaaaacggaaaaaatctgaattaataTGCATTGAAATAGACCGATTTATGAGCAAGATTAACCAAAGAAATGTTCTTACCCATCACAAAAATTTCACCATTGAGTACCACAGCACTGCAGCGATACTTTGAGTACTTCATGGGACCTAGTTCTGTCcacttgtttgtgtttggatcATACTCCAGAAGGCGGTTACTAAGACGGTCAGGCTCATCATCCATCCTGTATGACTGGATGGTTGAAGGGGAGGGAACATATGATAAAGCGGAGCAGATGCAGTCAGACAGGAGTCACATACTAGTGCTGTAAGAGCTCTTACTAAATGTGTTAACATTTTCTAGATTTCACCTGAACCAAACTGAATGCGGGTTTTTTAATAATTCCTAAGAAATGAACACGTGTGTAGGTGTTTTCACATCACCTGTGGGGTTCGACCACCTATCACATAAAGGCGATCTTTCATTCTGACCACGCTGTGATAGGCCAAAGGCATAGGCAGGGGTGCTGCACTCCGCCATGGTCCACCTTGCAGAGACCATCGCTCCACACAGTTAGTGATTAGAAACTGGTTCTTCAGCTTCATCTGCCCACCCAGCAGGTACAGAGTGTCACCCAGTGATCCCAGGGCGTAAGAATCTCGGTACTCTGCTGAAGTCAGTTGCTCCCAGCTTCCTTGGGCCTCTACCTTGTACCTGCAGCCCAAGACAACAATCTGTCAACCATATGTGTGGGGCCAGCAAATGCAGAATTGTCAAATGTATCACTTGATATTCATCTTACCTGTAGATCTCAACATTCATGACCTTCTGTCGGGCCATTCTGCGCACACCTGCCTCTCCTGCCACAATAATGTCATTTCTTTCAGTTACAACCCCAGCACACACATACCCCAGAGCCTCTCCGTAGCGAGGTGAAGTGATGTAGTAGGTTCTTCCTGTGGATGGGGCATAGCAAAAGCTGCGCTCAGCATAGTTGCCATATCTTGACCTAATCCCACCACCGTCATTACCAACACAGAGCAGCAAATCTGTGGTCTCCATGCCGTACCGCAGCTTTAGTTTACGTGGTGCAGCTGAGGGATGCATCCCTGTGGCCTCCAAGGCTTCTTTCACCATCTCTAGACATTCAGCATCAGCCAGCAGGGCCGTGTTTCTCTTCATCGCCTCTCTTAAATAGTCAGGGCTTATCAGTGGCAAGCGGACCTTCCTCAGGAGCTCCGGAAGGTGCCGAATACGAACCTCTCCATCCATCAGAGTGCTGTGTTTGACCCAGCTAAGGACCACATCCAGGATGGTCTCTTCACGGGAAACATTAAGGTCATCCGAACTCAGGAGCTTCCCCAGCTGATGAGCCTCCAGCTCCAGGACCTCCTCACTCTGGCAGACTTGGACAAAGTGCTGCCTCAGGAAGCGCTGGGCATGGTCAGCCAGTTCCTCTGCACCCAGGTCACGGGCAAAGTAATACACGCCAAGGCAATTGGAGGCATCCATGTTCTCAGTCATGTGCTGCTGACAGCGAGTGAAGACGTCATCCATCTGCAGGAGAAAAGCTGCAATGGAGATGCCTTGTACATTGGAGTTGTTGAGAGGAAGATCTGAGCAGTACATGTAGTTCAAGAGGAGAGCCAGGCTGTCTGCAGGGGTGTCACGCAGGAATATATCTCTACTGTTGCACTCACGAAGGCCACATGTGAACATAACACGGAAGTAAGGGCTGAAGGCAGATAGAACAACTCTATGACAGGGAAAGCTGATGCCCTCAGCCACCAGTACCACATCTGTCAGGTTCTCAgtctccctcatcctcctcaaCTGGTCCAGCAGCACCAACCCATGTTTGGCTGTAAGATCCATTTTGCTTCAACTTATTtttagtgataataataataatatttacaaagTTACACAGGAGGTTTTATGGACTTAGGAACAACAAGAGAGGAGGTTGTGTCTGTAAAACAAGGAAAACGGTCATAAACAAAGTTGAGCTGCCATCGTTACCATATAATAGCCTCTTAATCTTATGCTTCTTGGCATGAAAATATGTGTGAAATATTAACAATAGTTATTTTTACTTGATTACCCCAAGCAATCAGTACAACATCACAAAGGTTTTGACCATCAAGAGTTATTAAAGCATTTATGAAAGCCAACCCGGTAACAACAAACCTTTTAGGAAACTTTCATGTATGTATATTTCAGCAGCCAACATTCTGCTGAACAAAATTTTTTGATTAGCCTTTTATATGGCAAAATGCCACCATTGTCTATATACAGTAGCATGTGCACTCTTACAAGTTAGCACTACATCTGACCATATCATGCAGTACACAAGCCccttttaaaaagtcttaccAAAGTCATCAGATCCTCTTGTCTGCTGTTATCTTTGGTCTAAAAAGACCAGTAAATATCCAGGTTTTTCATCAGGCGacatttgttgttgatgttgccAAATTTGTCAGTCAGGGGGGTTAGTGACTGTGAGCAATTGCAGGAGACAAAGATATGTACCCCTCTGCTACGGCCCTCTGAGCCACTATCCCAAAAATAGACTGTGTTGTGGCAGACAGAAAGTGGGTCAGAGGAGGTTGAATGATCCAGACTGCTTAGGTTTTTAAACAGTGACTGTGACAAATTCTGTGAATTATTTTGATGTTCATAATTTCTCTCTTCTGCGTGATATTGTACTTCATTTTTGCTAATTCTCcattacagtttgttttgccTCAGTCACGTGCATGAAGCCCTGGAATAACTGAAATTACACAGCCAGCTGGGACTCAGATTTCATGAAAGCACCCTCTTAAAGGCccagtatttactgtatgccCACATGTTTGAAAAATCAGACCTTGTCTATTCAGTTTGATCTTTAACATTCATATTCTTGAGACTATTGCACCAACCACAATAAAGTTTGTGAATGTATTTATACACCTAACTGTCTGACACGTCACTTTGGAAATTAACTAACCACTGGGGAATTCtcaagttaaaacattttttgaatttgacATACTTTAAATACTTTGCTCAGAAGTAGCCCATATAAAGATTCACTTGACCAATGTAGTTTGAGCCTCAGGTGACATTTCATGGTTCATTAGCTTTGCTTTTGCTAGtaagtggaaaaacagagaggatgGAAATAAACCTGTCAAACATCCTTTGAAATTCAGCACAGTTaatctttttcctctttaagaCCATTATTGCATCCTTTGCTTCTTCTGCTCAGC
This genomic interval from Xiphias gladius isolate SHS-SW01 ecotype Sanya breed wild chromosome 21, ASM1685928v1, whole genome shotgun sequence contains the following:
- the LOC120783502 gene encoding interactor of HORMAD1 protein 1 isoform X1 — its product is MNHIRNIKEMLSIPTGSRNVATSGFSSFTDSQLFFGSQFWPENSQGTSQDMSLSSRTSQQSSQEGSDPKFSSSYHTKPLLFGELKDKTRAFGILDKFEEDKKKAKEKNDSDLFAKECQHTRETLNNIQQLVGRNIAVCQTVLEKFDNFASTLQNHLNVLQSDISQQFETLVNTVNSQKEVMTELGERVKKTGDTTAELGSNLQSLKSSLESLREEQQREQNMLEEALKLLSTLVSEHPAKLSPKRVIDSAIQTLPGPDQSCSNILQDNKLEGTQLTCTSYNLEHNQVEVPPQDPSCSIGERKFILKGHRRRKKRPLVLSQRSKCTVPDENSQPLMNCNKQQRISTRLRELHDLNTVTSRDSLNPDCLIPLNREKMSSTASGCHITPLSCWSQDSNSSACLGGIESILENVTAESKMGTLVKPEGFWQLFDVDCDSVIGF
- the kbtbd12 gene encoding kelch repeat and BTB domain-containing protein 12, yielding MDLTAKHGLVLLDQLRRMRETENLTDVVLVAEGISFPCHRVVLSAFSPYFRVMFTCGLRECNSRDIFLRDTPADSLALLLNYMYCSDLPLNNSNVQGISIAAFLLQMDDVFTRCQQHMTENMDASNCLGVYYFARDLGAEELADHAQRFLRQHFVQVCQSEEVLELEAHQLGKLLSSDDLNVSREETILDVVLSWVKHSTLMDGEVRIRHLPELLRKVRLPLISPDYLREAMKRNTALLADAECLEMVKEALEATGMHPSAAPRKLKLRYGMETTDLLLCVGNDGGGIRSRYGNYAERSFCYAPSTGRTYYITSPRYGEALGYVCAGVVTERNDIIVAGEAGVRRMARQKVMNVEIYRYKVEAQGSWEQLTSAEYRDSYALGSLGDTLYLLGGQMKLKNQFLITNCVERWSLQGGPWRSAAPLPMPLAYHSVVRMKDRLYVIGGRTPQSYRMDDEPDRLSNRLLEYDPNTNKWTELGPMKYSKYRCSAVVLNGEIFVMGGIGCEGLDRGQSRHCLDAVEIYNADGDYWREGPPLPCAQLSLHSNACNAGVVGGKIYVCGYYKGAGRHDDITKDILELDPWENRWTVVARRALMHDNYDVCLVANLNPRGLMSPPADLVKL
- the LOC120783502 gene encoding interactor of HORMAD1 protein 1 isoform X2; translated protein: MSLSSRTSQQSSQEGSDPKFSSSYHTKPLLFGELKDKTRAFGILDKFEEDKKKAKEKNDSDLFAKECQHTRETLNNIQQLVGRNIAVCQTVLEKFDNFASTLQNHLNVLQSDISQQFETLVNTVNSQKEVMTELGERVKKTGDTTAELGSNLQSLKSSLESLREEQQREQNMLEEALKLLSTLVSEHPAKLSPKRVIDSAIQTLPGPDQSCSNILQDNKLEGTQLTCTSYNLEHNQVEVPPQDPSCSIGERKFILKGHRRRKKRPLVLSQRSKCTVPDENSQPLMNCNKQQRISTRLRELHDLNTVTSRDSLNPDCLIPLNREKMSSTASGCHITPLSCWSQDSNSSACLGGIESILENVTAESKMGTLVKPEGFWQLFDVDCDSVIGF